The segment CGCTTCACGCCCCTCGTCGGCAAGGACATCACGATCGGCCAGTTGATCGAAACCGCCAACGGCGTGACGAAGCTGTACCAGGATCGCGGCTACGCGCTGTCGTTCGCGTTCGTTCCCGCGCAAACGTTCGAGAACGGCGTCGTGCGCGTCACGGTCGTCGAAGGCTATGTGTCCGACGTCAAGGTCACCGGCAAGCCCGGCGCGATGGAACCGAAGATTCGCGCGATCGCCGCGCATATCACTGCGGATCGCCCGCTGCGCCGCGCGACGTTCGAGCGCTACGTGAACACGTTCGGCCTGCTGCCCGGCCTCACGGTGAAGGCGAATGTGCCGCCGCCGCAAACCACCGACGGCGCAACGACGCTCGAACTCGCGGTCGACCGCAAGCCGTTCAACGTCAGCACCGGTATCGACTTCAACCACCCGGGCGTCCAGGGCCTCATCACCGCGACCGAAAACGGCCTCACGTCGTTCGGCGAGCAGCTGAGCATCTCCGCGCTGGCGCCGCCGGGGCGCGACAAGCAGACCTACTTCGCGTTCAGCGGCGCGGTGCCCGTCGGCAGCAGCGGCCTGATCACGCGCCTCGACGCGAGCACCTATCGCGGCAAGCCGACCAACAACCCGGGTTTGCCGTCGTATGTCGAGCGCACCGTCAAGAACGAGAAGCTCGGTCTTTCGGCATCCTATCCGTTGCTGCTGAACAACCAGCGCAGCCTGCTCGGCACCGTGTCGGGCTATGCATCGCACAACGAGGACCGTTACCAGAACCAGATCAACGGCGCGACGCTCGACACCCGCTCGCAGGTCCGCGTGCTGCAGATGCAGCTCGACTACACCAGCGTTTCGTCGAAACAGGTACAGAAGCTGAGCGTCAACGTCGCGAAGGGGTTCAACATCCTCGGCGCGTCGAAAGCGCAGGACGTGACCGTCGGCACGACGACGACCTCGGTCGACAGCCCGATTTCGCTGACCTTCGTCCGCACCGGCGCGACCTTCACGCAAACCAACGAATGGCCGTTCCGGATCGGCACGTCGGTTTCGCTGACCGGGCAATACAGCCCTGACTCGCTGCCGACATCCGAACAGATCTCGTTCGGCTCGACCCGCTATGCGCTCGGCTACCAGCCCGGCGAAACGTCGGGCGACTCGGGCTGGGGGATGTCGCTGGAGGTCAACCGTGGCTTCACGCCGGGCTGGACGTATCTGAAATCCATCACGCCGTACATCGCATACGACATGGCGCGCGTCTACCTGCATGCGGGCACGCCGTCGCCGAGCCGCCTGTCGTCGGTCGGCATCGGCGTGCGGTTCACGGACAGCCGTTACTACAGTCTCGACCTGAACGTCGCGAAACCGGTTGGCGACGCCCCCGTCGAAAGCGCATCGCGCAGCCCGCGCATCAACGCCGCATTCTCGTATCAGCTCAACTGATCGGTCAGCAGGCAGCCCGCGTCATGCGGGCTGTTTCGATTAGAGTCCCCTCTATCAAACTTGGCGCGCGGTTTCACGTATTCTGGCGAAGCTCGCAACATGCCCGCCCCATGCAGACGGTCGTGCGAGCGAATCGAACACGACATGCAAAACAAGGAGGATGACAATGATTCAACTGACCCGCCCGTTGCGTGCAATCGCCGTCGCCGGCGCACTGCTCGCCTGCGCAGCACCCACGTTCGCGCAAGCCGACAACCCCATCGGCATGTGGCAGACGATCGACGACAACACCCATCAGCCGAAGGCACTCGTGCAGATCGCCGAGGACGGCGACGGATCGCTGGCGGGCAAGGTCGTCAAGGGCCTCGGCGCGAACGAT is part of the Burkholderia pyrrocinia genome and harbors:
- a CDS encoding ShlB/FhaC/HecB family hemolysin secretion/activation protein; translated protein: MKSRLDRWMMLLAIAAASTAHAQTRVAGNPLDSLPQINAPKTGPNVTVQVAPQAPQLQELLSRHLTPTTFQVEGVKSVPFEEISRRFTPLVGKDITIGQLIETANGVTKLYQDRGYALSFAFVPAQTFENGVVRVTVVEGYVSDVKVTGKPGAMEPKIRAIAAHITADRPLRRATFERYVNTFGLLPGLTVKANVPPPQTTDGATTLELAVDRKPFNVSTGIDFNHPGVQGLITATENGLTSFGEQLSISALAPPGRDKQTYFAFSGAVPVGSSGLITRLDASTYRGKPTNNPGLPSYVERTVKNEKLGLSASYPLLLNNQRSLLGTVSGYASHNEDRYQNQINGATLDTRSQVRVLQMQLDYTSVSSKQVQKLSVNVAKGFNILGASKAQDVTVGTTTTSVDSPISLTFVRTGATFTQTNEWPFRIGTSVSLTGQYSPDSLPTSEQISFGSTRYALGYQPGETSGDSGWGMSLEVNRGFTPGWTYLKSITPYIAYDMARVYLHAGTPSPSRLSSVGIGVRFTDSRYYSLDLNVAKPVGDAPVESASRSPRINAAFSYQLN